A single window of Debaryomyces hansenii CBS767 chromosome F complete sequence DNA harbors:
- a CDS encoding DEHA2F20020p (similar to uniprot|P32908 Saccharomyces cerevisiae YFL008W SMC1 Subunit of the multiprotein cohesin complex), translating to MGRLVGLELENFKSYRGTSCIGFGTSFFTSIIGPNGAGKSNMMDAISFVLGVKSSHLRSHNLKDLIYRGRRTNVNALDSTLEEISPDPTKAHVMAIYEKDNGEILNLKRIITSSGSSEYKINDKSVTALQYSMVLKNENILIKARNFLVFQGDVEQIASQSPKDLTKLIETISGANEYQQEYETLRDESEKAHESSNVVFSRKRTLNSESKQYKEQLIEQETFEKKLIDKTNLIKMINLYKIYHNEKKHFQLHGDLKSKNEELHLLKQKLNTEEKSYKNMMADYSKKSLNLKSHSKNVSDFVRNIDSEKRNLIPVDANKKSLVTKINACNNKIKDLKNDVQKQQKQVLSIEKQLREAKKMFDDFQEKVAASSSSSVSPKSQKEYDNLRAKFLASEGSQLEEELSLLLNEKDSIDSTITNYGNQKTNSHSRISDLESIIQSELKTKLGEVSSEINDILSLKSEKVEYKNSLTKKKEEFNYQELELNSQLRDILIKIDELASQQRESNKQRKLRENVTMLKKLFPKGAVKGIVYDLVRPAQHKYEAALSTILGRNFDAIIVETTSVAYKCIEILKERRTGVATFIPLDSIVNDSLNLNYLRSVHPSAQPGIDILEYDDTSLEQAIQYVVGDTLVVENIEVARSIKWGSGKKLDNKMVTLEGSVIHKSGLMTGGQQQQKSNKTLSWDQNEWNSLSNLKEDLSEKLTKLNDEKPKELEINLVTDEISQLDDKLPLLRAQKANIERVIEDRQTEINFQKELIEEFEVNIESKVELLEINSQKIGTVEEKIKQLQETVYHDFCEKLGYENGIEDYENLHGSTLRIRAKERTQYLKAIDTLSNKLNFEKEKLAETESRESVMQQQLNLLEESVGGILSEKESIEERIDNLEAELQVLQSEKQDLETELNSMLKVSKSLENNVNDSNNELKNLNKEITSMEESILKVDTERVNILKNCKIESINLPLKDGLLDSISISENTDSLIKDIYDIEVDYSLLSEKLRESFNTKIEAELKARLEQVIEDIEQLTPNAKAVQRLKEVETKLKSFDKDFTKVRQQENKIVEKFNTVKEKRYELFSEAFSHISGQIDFIYKELTKSSTSPLGGSAYLTLEDEEEPYNAGIKYHAMPPMKRFRDMDLLSGGEKTIAALALLFAIHSFQPSPFFVLDEVDAALDNSNVNKIANYIKKYAGPNFQFIVISLKSSLFERSDALVGIYREQRENSSKTVTLDLRDYSEEEVPIANASVSVA from the coding sequence ATGGGCAGATTAGTTGGCTTAGAGCTAGAGAACTTCAAATCGTACAGGGGGACGTCTTGTATTGGGTTTGGTACATCATTTTTCACGTCGATTATAGGGCCTAATGGAGCTGGTAAATCAAATATGATGGATGCTATATCATTTGTTTTGGGAGTTAAATCTTCTCATTTAAGATCTCacaatttgaaagatttaatATATCGTGGGCGTCGTACTAATGTGAATGCGTTAGATAGTACGTTGGAGGAAATATCACCAGATCCAACTAAAGCGCATGTTATGGCTATTTATGAGAAGGATAACggagaaatattgaatttgaagagaaTTATTACCAGCAGTGGAAGCAGTGAATATAAGATAAACGACAAGAGTGTGACAGCCTTACAATATTCTATGGTCTTGAAGAAcgagaatattttgatcaaGGCAAGAAATTTTTTGGTTTTCCAAGGTGATGTAGAACAAATTGCCTCGCAATCACCAAAGGATTTGACAAAGTTAATTGAGACCATTAGTGGAGCTAATGAATACCAGCAGGAGTATGAAACTTTAAGGGATGAGCTGGAGAAGGCTCATGAGTCGTCAAATGTAGTATTCTCGAGAAAAAGAACCTTGAATTCTGAATCCAAGCAATACAAGGAGCAGTTGATAGAACAAGAAACGTTCGAGAAGAAGTTAATCGATAAGACTAATTTAATTAAGATGATCAACTTGTACAAAATATACCATAACGAGAAaaaacattttcaattgcatGGCGACTTGAAAAgtaaaaatgaagaattgcaTCTTTTGAAGCAGAAGTTAAACACGGAAGAAAAATCTTACAAGAATATGATGGCAGATTATTCGAAGAAGctgttgaatttgaagagCCATTCCAAGAATGTATCTGATTTTGTTCGTAATATTGATTCCGAAAAACGAAACTTGATTCCTGTAGATGCAAACAAGAAATCATTGGTAACTAAAATCAATGCCtgtaataataaaataaaggATCTCAAGAATGATGTTCAAAAGCAACAAAAGCAAGTCTTATCTATCGAGAAACAATTGAGAGAAGCCAAGAAAATGTTTGATGATTTCCAAGAAAAAGTAGCTGCTTCTAGTTCATCATCAGTATCGCCAAAGAGTCAAAAGGAATATGACAATTTAAGAGCCAAATTCTTGGCTAGCGAAGGGTCacaattagaagaagaattaagtCTTCTATTGAATGAGAAAGATTCGATCGATTCAACGATCACTAATTACGGTAATCAGAAGACAAATTCACACTCTAGAATATCTGATTTAGAAAGCATTATACAATCAGAACTTAAAACGAAATTAGGGGAAGTATCTAgtgaaatcaatgatataCTTAGTCTTAAGTCAGAGAAAgttgaatataaaaatagtcttacaaagaaaaaggaGGAATTCAACTATCAggaattagaattgaattcacAATTGCGtgatattttaattaaaattgaCGAATTAGCTTCCCAACAAAGAGAATCTAATAagcaaagaaaattaagaGAGAATGTAACtatgttgaaaaaattgtttcCTAAAGGAGCTGTAAAAGGAATTGTATACGATTTAGTCCGCCCAGCTCAGCACAAATACGAGGCAGCACTTCTGACCATCTTAGGTCGAAACTTTGACGCTATTATCGTTGAGACAACTTCAGTAGCCTATAAAtgtattgaaattttgaaagaaagaagaacgGGGGTTGCTACGTTTATTCCATTAGATTCTATTGTTAATGATTCActtaatttgaattatttaaggTCAGTACACCCTTCAGCTCAACCGggtattgatattttagaaTATGACGACACATCTTTAGAACAAGCTATACAATATGTTGTTGGTGACACATTGGTTGtggaaaatattgaagtaGCCAGAAGTATAAAATGGGGTTCTGGTAAAAAATTGGATAATAAGATGGTTACGTTAGAAGGATCTGTCATTCATAAGTCTGGATTAATGACTGGTGGTcagcaacaacaaaaaTCTAACAAGACTCTATCATGGGATCAAAATGAATGGAATAGTTTAAGTAACCTTAAGGAGGACTTGAGCGAAAAGTTGACGAAACTTAATGACGAGAAACCAAAAGAGCTTGAGATCAACTTGGTAACTGATGAGATAAGTCAACTTGACGATAAACTTCCATTATTAAGAGCTCAAAAAGCTAATATTGAAAGGGTTATAGAAGACAGACAAACTGAAATTAATTTCCAGAAAGAGCTTatagaagaatttgaagtaAATATAGAAAGTAAagttgaattattggaaattaATTCCCAGAAGATAGGAACCGTAGAGGAAAAAATAAAGCAGTTACAAGAAACTGTGTACCATGACTTCTGTGAGAAACTTGGCTATGAAAATGGTATTGAAGACTATGAAAACTTGCATGGGTCTACCTTAAGAATTAGAGCAAAAGAGAGAActcaatatttgaaggCAATTGATACTTTATCtaacaaattaaatttcGAAAAAGAAAAGTTAGCAGAAACAGAAAGTAGAGAATCTGTGATGCAACAACAATTAAACTTATTAGAAGAAAGTGTTGGAGGGATTTTATCTGAGAAGGAAAGTATTGAGGAAAGGATTGACAACCTCGAAGCTGAATTACAGGTACTTCAATCAGAGAAACAAGACTTAGAAACTGAATTAAATTCCATGCTTAAAGTTTCAAAATCCTTGGAAAATAATGTTAACGACTCTaacaatgaattaaaaaatttgaataaggAAATCACAAGTATGGAAGAATCTATTCTAAAAGTAGATACCGAGAGagttaatattttgaaaaattgcaagATTGAGTCTATTAACTTGCCATTGAAGGACGGTCTTTTAGACTCGATCTCTATTAGTGAAAATACTGACCTGCTTATCAAAGATATATACGACATAGAAGTTGATTATTCCTTGTTGAGTGAAAAGCTTAGAGAATCATTCaatacaaaaattgaagcTGAATTAAAAGCTAGACTAGAGcaagttattgaagatatagAACAGTTAACACCCAATGCCAAAGCTGTTCAAAGACTCAAGGAGGTTGAAACCAAATTGAAAAGCTTTGATAAAGACTTTACTAAAGTCAGACagcaagaaaataaaatcgtAGAGAAATTTAATACGGTTAAAGAAAAGAGATACGAATTGTTTTCAGAGGCTTTCAGTCATATATCGGGccaaattgattttatctatAAGGAATTGACCAAATCATCCACATCCCCTCTTGGAGGGTCTGCTTATCTAACattagaagatgaagaagagcCTTATAATGCTGGTATAAAATATCATGCTATGCCTCCTATGAAGCGTTTCAGAGATATGGATTTATTATCTGGTGGTGAGAAAACCATAGCAGCTCTTGCgttattatttgctattCATTCATTCCAACCTTCACCTTTCTTTGTTCTAGATGAAGTTGATGCTGCATTGGATAACTCTAATGTTAACAAAATTGCGAATTACATAAAAAAGTATGCTGGTCCTAACTTCCAATTCATTGtaatttctttgaagaGTTCCTTGTTCGAAAGATCAGATGCGTTAGTTGGAATATATAGAGAACAAAGAGAAAACAGCTCCAAAACAGTTACATTAGATTTGAGAGATTATTCCGAAGAGGAAGTACCTATTGCTAATGCTAGTGTGTCAGTTGCTTAA
- a CDS encoding DEHA2F19998p (weakly similar to uniprot|Q07825 Saccharomyces cerevisiae YLL029W) — protein sequence MTRNIEKEPLLSINKRDTVSPSEFSTTTCPSFTSLLSKSFMMLPYLTKMSSMATEEIDSESDSDDDTNLPNLPYVANPASLCGSIMSAGEKLRQLRILMKEHGIGVYIIPSEDEHQSEYTAEADMRRQYISGFTGSSGLCVVTLDDDRKLTGKAALSTDGRYFLQAEKQLDLEHWMLLKQGIASYPTWKQFAIQEAIGNKFSNVISCDPRLISVSVGEYFERIRVLQYENKFDFNLLSEVNLVDEVWGKDKPTRSLDPIYVLPLQYSGETTENKLNKIRKILQSKNNTHLVISALDEVAWLFNLRADSDIPFSPVFFSYALVTLESVILYIDKAKIDNGTVELHSHFAHIKGLTIKPYDDFYSDLSQLKSTTSQSDLSIVLPERAATNYALYSYIPQSFAKQSVKFESIISNLKLTKNKSELFNAKIAQFKDSLAFILLISWLNHQIIDKHRAISEYDAACKIYSIRSKLPNFKGLSYETISSSGPNAAVIHYAPTREENSIIDPTQVYLLDSGAHYLEGTTDITRTILFGNPKDKNLEEYKKYYTLVLKGHLAVAMAKFPPNSSSTGTILDAYSRQPLWNEGLDFNHGTGHGVGSFGNVHEGPLYISTTAGGANSSDIFKKGAILTDEPGYYVDGEYGFRIESELEIIESNERVGKTRNGDSFLCFGYLTKVPFCRKLISTKHLSSSEVSWINEYHKSVREDFCNKLLEIGNKRAYNWLLNETKPL from the coding sequence atgaCTAggaatattgaaaaggaGCCATTGTTGCTGATTAATAAGAGGGATACTGTATCTCCGAGCGAGTTTTCAACTACTACATGCCCATCATTTACACTGCTCTTATCTAAGTCATTCATGATGTTACCATACTTAACCAAAATGAGTCTGATGGCAACAGAAGAGATCGATAGTGAGAGCGATTCAGATGATGATACAAATCTACCAAATTTACCGTATGTTGCGAATCCAGCTCTGTTGTGTGGTTCGATTATGTCCGCTGGTGAAAAACTTCGTCAATTgagaatattgatgaaggaACATGGAATTGGGGTTTATATTATCCCATCAGAAGATGAGCATCAATCAGAGTATACTGCGGAAGCGGACATGAGAAGGCAGTATATATCTGGGTTTACAGGGAGTTCAGGTTTATGTGTCGTGACACTTGATGATGATAGGAAACTCACTGGAAAAGCGGCGTTATCTACAGACGGAAGATATTTTTTGCAGGCGGAGAAACAACTAGATCTTGAGCATTGGATGTTACTTAAACAGGGAATTGCGTCGTATCCTACATGGAAACAATTTGCTATACAAGAAGCTATTGGAAACAAATTTAGTAATGTTATCTCGTGTGACCCTAGACTTATCAGTGTTTCGGTGggagaatattttgaaagaattcGGGTATTACAGTATGAGAATAAATTCGATTTTAATTTGCTTCTGGAGGTAAACTTAGTTGATGAGGTGTGGGGCAAGGATAAGCCTACGCGGTCGTTGGATCCAATATATGTGCTTCCATTACAGTACTCCGGTGAAACTACCGAGAATAAACTAAACAAGATACGCAAGATCTTGCAGTCCAAAAATAATACTCATCTCGTAATATCTGCATTAGATGAAGTTGCTTGGCTATTTAACCTAAGGGCAGATTCAGATATTCCCTTTTCACCAGTATTCTTCAGTTATGCTTTAGTCACCTTGGAATCGGTTATTTTGTATATCGACAAGgcaaaaattgataatggCACAGTTGAACTTCATCTGCACTTTGCGCATATCAAAGGTTTAACTATCAAACCATACGATGATTTCTATTCAGATTTATCTCAATTGAAATCTACAACGTCTCAAAGCGATTTGCTGATTGTTTTACCAGAAAGAGCTGCTACAAATTATGCATTGTATTCCTACATACCTCAATCATTTGCGAAACAGTCTGTAAAGTTTGAGTCAATCATCTCCAACTTAAAGCtaacaaaaaataaatcagaaTTGTTTAATGCTAAAATTGCTCAGTTCAAAGATTCTCTTGCTTTTATTTTGTTAATTTCATGGTTAAATCACCAAATTATTGACAAACATCGTGCAATATCTGAATATGATGCAGcatgcaaaatatattccatACGATCGAAGCTCCCAAATTTCAAGGGCTTATCATATGAAACCATATCTTCATCTGGCCCAAATGCAGCGGTTATACATTATGCGCCAACAAGGGAAGAGAATTCTATAATTGACCCAACCCAAGTATACTTGTTGGACTCAGGAGCTCATTATTTGGAGGGAACAACAGACATTACAAGGACAATTCTATTTGGAAATCCAAAGGATAAGAATTTAGAAGAGTATAAGAAGTATTATACTTTAGTCTTAAAAGGACATTTGGCAGTTGCAATGGCAAAATTTCCACCTAATTCTAGTAGCACTGGCACTATATTAGACGCCTATTCTAGGCAACCTCTCTGGAATGAAGGATTAGATTTTAACCATGGTACAGGGCATGGGGTTGGAAGTTTTGGTAATGTGCACGAGGGCCCTTTATATATCCTGACAACCGCAGGCGGCGCTAATAGTCTggatatatttaaaaaaggTGCTATATTAACAGATGAACCGGGCTATTATGTTGATGGAGAATATGGGTTTAGAATTGAAAGtgaattagaaataattgaatctAATGAAAGAGTTGGGAAAACGAGAAACGGTGACAGTTTCTTGTGCTTCGGATATTTAACCAAGGTACCATTCTGTCGAAAATTAATCTCTACAAAGCACTTAAGCTCTTCCGAAGTAAGCTGGATAAATGAATATCATAAGAGTGTAAGAGAAGACTTttgtaataaattattagaaattggTAACAAAAGGGCCTATAATTGGTTATTAAATGAAACAAAACctttataa
- a CDS encoding DEHA2F19976p (some similarities with uniprot|Q12019 Saccharomyces cerevisiae YLR106C MDN1 Huge dynein-related AAA-type ATPase (midasin)), producing the protein MSMENDGDTDNIELNKAIADSISSLKYQQDEHEKEDDKSDHADDIDLENAIGDVFNQFDFGDTQAKNEEDEQRAHEDKEDDDLELNKAIGNALGSMDVNKQQTSEVSQSTTDANAEVNASGSDDKESSSQNDDGLEEAIGNAFSSLEDKPEIHSDTNHKIPKDDEQKEDSYERTGGGLNEGEGEGENEEEEEENDDDLEKAIRDAFESNQQTQNEGRTDSETHTENDSIIAAHVPPISMDSDKHDRIESERLDEVIDGAFSTLENSDHQRRTSAEPDNDEDLNRAIANAFSGITENNNSHDTSEKDDRDGDDLDLNEAIGNAFKNISELGGTNDGSKSESQIQTDANERQDDSYGKHVPDEVQRRGSRSEKLTNTINNVLDEFIPGKDENKGSSTKDDDLHDAISASFKQLMGEDDTKNDKEVSQVSHVSEAQQPSKDDKHDNMDAFMENVISEAFRNVAEQTNDSQDVSASSKRSEHEKQGETGFDLTNLVQNMVNQMSHTEENTKSNQGGLPISDDILQELALEITNQVQDQLEDESHKKSKTITDMPQIDENVLAHFQNEAYKDDTNDSDKLDTNKTSTEDNTLQAVLATAVRNAIESNTTTLNDPNRRLSLSQGTKQDNETEDLEQLQMNDILQNAFNMAMENPHDLLTNLEMEDENDEHQNKADAHSTTARSQSNQVATALAKLPHPLPASTTTFLESLNRSNDIDLSGPSSNRKKKSQNRLSNMSTSSEPISSQTDRISAVAKNIMSNFANKSLTLNSRDEAKKNSLSIAETLALHRSSMNSGPRRDYSSIESLDGALRSESSSSSNSDAINSQVSNVLSSLSSRINSAASNSGTDYNLLQVIRQMTSALTSRPSTSSSSYLLPTTTPSVTDIIMSYKDKKDESAIISPLVLAKKFLEDKQMAPSYGKAVSLIDNVLELFNSNSTSESQIDPSMRDTSFASSQLNLDIVKPEFITSISNSVASAISSFSSRSKKGSIFGERFKTDSPEYKERIRLENRERKKRWREENAERNKDNDLRSRVLKRATLMFGEKDTPDKKSWVDDEFNKRREKRIAKQKKDDYERQSKGYTDDDNFDRKSFRDKEPNALVHDPNLIRPVTDIFNIVSNFNHNEDPDAALAATSAATATAAAIYANTHNTTNSKLVESAVSKILLSLMENSHSVGQEERIASLSKGVTSSFKLETSPTSLSTTNKQTLPSKLPDSELTSLVKTTPTSTSGILNRLSATIRGFSPSTLSSLSNSDNAPSSLLQLQNLTLNNDKDDNLQKRKTSEPLPHDTKRSKPSSPLSEPKAFIEDTDAAESSSISNIASNLDSIRNAISNTNNSHLWSSSNALKMPHYKKPDVFSAISVNPNSNDDNIDPAIKKEYPTLSLASTSPFISNKSNYLAGSRSLSNSTIAEASIGLRKPGSFQRPSYSKPDKNKTQKGFGYPPLHSTSFKDN; encoded by the coding sequence ATGTCTATGGAGAATGATGGAGATACAGATAATATAGAACTAAATAAGGCCATTGCCGATTCTATATCGTCGTTGAAGTATCAGCAAGATGAGcatgaaaaagaagacgACAAGAGCGACCACGCTGACGATATTGACTTAGAGAACGCTATTGGGGATGTATTCAATCAGTTTGACTTCGGGGACACACAAGCTAAGAACGAAGAGGATGAACAAAGGGCTCACGAAGACAAGGAAGACGATGACttggaattgaataaagCTATTGGTAACGCACTTGGGTCAATGGATGTAAACAAACAACAAACAAGCGAAGTTTCACAAAGTACGACAGATGCGAATGCGGAGGTGAATGCATCTGGATCAGACGATAAGGAAAGTAGTAGCCAGAATGATGATGGGTTAGAAGAAGCTATAGGAAATGCCTTCAGTTCACTAGAAGATAAGCCAGAAATACACAGTGACACAAATCATAAAATACCGAAAGATGATGAACAGAAAGAAGATTCGTATGAACGTACGGGTGGAGGCTTGAACGAAGGAGAAGGTGAAGgagaaaatgaagaagaagaagaagaaaatgatgacGATTTGGAGAAGGCAATAAGAGATGCCTTCGAGAGTAATCAACAAACACAGAATGAAGGTCGTACGGATTCGGAGACGCACACAGAAAACGATTCCATAATAGCGGCTCATGTACCACCTATTTCCATGGATAGTGATAAACACGATCGAATAGAATCAGAAAGGTTAGATGAAGTGATAGATGGTGCTTTCAGTACACTCGAAAACTCTGATCATCAAAGACGAACGAGTGCCGAACCAGACAATGACGAAGACTTGAATAGAGCTATAGCCAATGCTTTTAGCGGAATaactgaaaataataatagccATGATACATCTGAAAAGGATGATAGAGATGGcgatgatttggatttgaaCGAGGCCATTGGTAATGCGTTCAAGAATATATCCGAATTAGGAGGAACTAATGATGGATCGAAATCAGAGTCACAAATCCAAACAGATGCAAATGAGCGTCAAGATGATTCTTATGGAAAACACGTTCCTGATGAAGTTCAACGTAGGGGATCTCGTAGCGAGAAATTAACCAATACTATTAATAATGTACTTGATGAGTTTATTCCAGGTAaggatgaaaataaagGGAGCTCCACTaaggatgatgatttacATGATGCAATATCTGCATCGTTTAAACAATTAATGGGCGAAGATGACACGAAGAACGATAAAGAAGTAAGTCAAGTGTCTCATGTATCAGAAGCACAACAACCCAGTAAAGATGACAAACATGATAATATGGATGCTTTCATGGAAAATGTTATTAGTGAAGCTTTCAGGAATGTTGCTGAACAGACGAACGATTCACAAGATGTAAGTGCTCTGTCAAAAAGATCTGAACATGAAAAACAAGGTGAAACAGGATTTGACTTGACAAATCTTGTTCAAAATATGGTGAATCAAATGTCTCATACTGAAGAGAAtacaaaatcaaatcaagGTGGATTACCTATTTCTGATGATATATTGCAGGAATTGGCACTAGAGATTACAAACCAGGTTCAAGATCAGCTCGAAGACGAGTCACATAAGAAGTCCAAGACGATAACTGATATGCCGCaaatagatgaaaatgTTTTAGCccattttcaaaatgaagCATATAAAGACGACACTAATGACAGTGATAAATTGGATACAAACAAAACTTCAACAGAAGATAATACACTTCAAGCAGTATTAGCAACAGCTGTTCGTAATGCTATTGAAAGTAATACAACAACATTAAATGATCCGAATAGAAGATTATCGCTTTCTCAAGGAACTAAACAAGATAACGAAACAGAGGACCTCGAACAATTGCAGatgaatgatattttaCAAAATGCTTTTAATATGGCTATGGAGAATCCTCATGACTTATTAACCAATTTAGAAatggaagatgaaaatgatgaacaTCAAAATAAAGCAGATGCGCATTCAACTACTGCAAGGTCTCAGAGTAATCAAGTTGCAACTGCATTGGCTAAACTACCACACCCTTTACCTGCTTCAACTACTACTTTCCTCGAATCGTTGAATCGTTCTAATGACATTGATTTATCAGGACCTTCATCAAATAGAAAAAAGAAATCTCAAAATCGTTTGAGCAATATGTCTACGTCATCTGAACCTATATCATCTCAAACAGATCGCATATCAGCTGTTGccaaaaatataatgagtaattttgcaaataaatcattgacATTGAATAGTAGAGACGaagcaaaaaaaaattctttatctATTGCGGAGACTTTAGCGTTGCATAGGTCTTCCATGAACAGTGGTCCTCGAAGAGACTATTCATCAATAGAATCATTAGATGGGGCTTTAAGGAGCGAGTCTAGCTCTAGCTCTAATTCAGATGCAATTAATTCACAAGTTTCAAACGTTTTATCTTCACTTTCTTCTCGTATTAATAGTGCGGCGAGTAATTCTGGTACAGATTATAACTTGTTGCAGGTAATAAGACAAATGACTAGTGCTTTAACTTCTAGGCCAAGTActtcttcatcctcatATCTATTACCCACTACCACACCCTCAGTGACTGATATCATAATGAGCTATAAAGATAAGAAGGATGAAAGCGCAATCATTAGTCCCTTGGTCTTAGCCAAGAAATTCTTGGAAGATAAACAAATGGCTCCAAGTTATGGAAAAGCAGTATCTTTAATAGATAATGTATTAGAATTgtttaattctaattcaaCTAGCGAAAGTCAAATTGATCCATCAATGAGAGATACATCATTTGCATCTTCTCAGTTGAATTTAGATATTGTTAAGCCAGAATTTATTACATCTATAAGTAACTCAGTTGCATCAGCAATTTCAAGCTTTAGTTCAAGATCTAAAAAAGGATCCATTTTTGGAGAGAGGTTTAAAACTGACTCTCCAGAATATAAGGAAAGAATACGGTTGGAAAATAGAGAACGAAAGAAAAGATGGAGAGAAGAAAACGCTGAAagaaataaagataatgatttaagATCGAGAGTTTTAAAAAGGGCAACATTAATGTTTGGCGAGAAGGATACCCCTGACAAGAAATCTTGGGTcgatgatgaatttaataaaaggCGGGAAAAGAGAATagcaaaacaaaaaaaggatgattatgaaagaCAAAGTAAAGGTTACACTGATGACGATAACTTCGATAGAAAGTCATTCAGAGATAAAGAACCCAATGCTTTAGTTCATGATCCTAATTTAATAAGACCCGTTACcgatattttcaacataGTATCGAATTTTAATCATAACGAAGATCCTGATGCAGCACTTGCGGCCACGTCAGCGGCGACGGCAACTGCTGCGGCAATATACGCTAATACCCATAATACAACAAACTCCAAGTTGGTAGAGTCTGCAGTATCTAAGATCCTTTTGTCTTTGATGGAAAATTCTCATTCAGTCGGTCAAGAAGAGCGTATTGCCAGCCTTTCAAAAGGCGTCAcatcatctttcaaattggAGACATCACCTAcatcattatcaacaaCTAATAAACAAACACTTCCTTCAAAACTACCAGATAGTGAATTAACGTCACTTGTTAAAACCACGCCTACTTCAACAAGCggtattttgaatagattATCAGCTACCATAAGAGGATTTTCACCATCCACTTtgtcttcattatctaattCGGATAATGCTCCGAGCTCGTTATTGCAGTTGCAAAACTTAACGCTCAACAATGACAAAGACGACAACTTGCAAAAAAGGAAGACCAGCGAGCCTTTACCACATGATACGAAACGATCAAAACCATCATCTCCTCTATCTGAACCGAAAGCGTTTATTGAAGACACAGACGCAGCTGAAAGTTCTTCGATTTCTAATATTGCATCTAATTTAGATAGTATTAGAAATGCAATTTCGAATACCAATAATTCCCATTTATGGAGCTCATCAAACGCATTGAAGATGCCGCATTATAAGAAGCCTGATGTTTTTTCTGCTATTTCAGTAAATCCTAATTCGAACGATGATAATATCGATCCAGcaattaaaaaagaatATCCAACCTTGTCATTAGCTTCCACATCAccatttatttcaaataagtCAAATTACCTAGCAGGAAGTAGATCCTTATCTAACTCAACTATCGCAGAAGCATCAATTGGTTTGAGAAAGCCAGGTAGTTTTCAGAGACCAAGCTATTCTAAGCCAGATAAGAACAAAACACAGAAAGGCTTTGGGTATCCTCCTCTTCATTCAACTTCATTTAAGGATAATTAg